From the genome of Streptomyces sp. V1I1, one region includes:
- the fxsA gene encoding FxSxx-COOH cyclophane-containing RiPP peptide — protein MTFQTSASFAAAKKNRVPLAQIDVRSTDTARKLARVLPAAADRTLRASTFNSAL, from the coding sequence ATGACGTTTCAGACCTCCGCGTCCTTCGCGGCTGCGAAGAAGAACCGCGTTCCGCTGGCACAGATCGATGTGCGTAGCACCGATACCGCCAGGAAGCTGGCCCGCGTCCTTCCTGCCGCCGCCGATCGCACTCTGCGTGCTTCCACGTTCAACTCGGCGCTCTAG
- a CDS encoding FAD/NAD(P)-binding domain-containing protein, translating to MRPSIVVIGAGPRGTGFLERLAANAPEQYADLPLDIHLVDPHPPGGGRIWRHEQSPLLWMNSMAEDVTMFTDDTVEQRGPVRPGPTLAEWAGLDGQTFPSRQQQGAYLRWVYEEAVAALPPTVTVHEHRATAVRVGGPRAGRQRVWLEGRTEPLTADLVVLTLGHLDAELDDEQHELADFARRHTLLHLPPDFTADSDLDGLPAAEPVIVRGFGLAFIDLMVLLTEGRGGRYENGEYVPSGREPVLYVGSRRGVPYHSKIGYGPQSERPPLPRFFGPAQVDALLGGPVDFRRDVWPLVDKELGYAHYHRLFTAHPESTAVNWPDFEEKYAAAQAGSPELHTLVAASVPDPADRLDLEALDHPLDGVRFGSYDALQDGLRGYITADLDRRHDPAHSEDLAVFLGLLSVYGQLIRLGDIGGWWHGFFNYLASGPPGPRLRQLLALSSAGIVRFLGAGITVEADEKRGIFRAGSASVPGEWIEARALVEARLPAPSLERTRSPLLRALYADGAAATPTGLLSVDPEDGRVLDRSGRPHPRRFALGPHTAARASGAFTRPRTGGPAFAQNDATARTALALLRDLSCHSRLIA from the coding sequence ATGAGACCGTCCATCGTCGTGATCGGAGCCGGTCCGCGGGGGACCGGATTCCTGGAGCGACTGGCCGCCAACGCCCCCGAGCAGTACGCCGATCTGCCCCTGGACATCCATCTGGTGGATCCGCATCCGCCCGGCGGCGGCCGGATCTGGCGCCACGAGCAGTCCCCGCTGCTCTGGATGAACTCCATGGCCGAGGACGTCACCATGTTCACCGACGACACGGTCGAGCAGCGGGGTCCGGTGCGGCCTGGCCCCACGCTCGCCGAGTGGGCCGGTCTCGACGGCCAGACCTTTCCCAGCAGGCAGCAGCAGGGGGCGTATCTGCGCTGGGTGTACGAGGAGGCGGTGGCTGCCCTGCCGCCGACCGTCACGGTGCACGAGCACCGGGCGACCGCCGTGCGCGTCGGCGGTCCGCGCGCAGGCCGCCAGCGCGTCTGGCTCGAAGGGCGTACGGAGCCGCTGACCGCCGATCTGGTGGTGCTCACCCTCGGCCACCTCGACGCCGAACTCGACGACGAGCAGCACGAGTTGGCCGACTTCGCACGGCGTCACACACTGCTCCATCTGCCGCCGGACTTCACCGCCGACAGCGACCTCGACGGGCTCCCCGCCGCTGAGCCCGTCATCGTCCGCGGCTTCGGACTGGCCTTCATCGATCTGATGGTGCTGCTCACCGAGGGTCGCGGCGGACGGTACGAGAACGGCGAATATGTGCCATCGGGCCGGGAGCCCGTCCTGTACGTCGGATCGCGGCGCGGTGTCCCGTACCACTCCAAGATCGGTTACGGACCGCAGAGCGAACGGCCCCCGCTGCCACGCTTCTTCGGCCCCGCCCAGGTCGACGCGCTGCTCGGCGGACCCGTCGACTTCCGCCGCGACGTATGGCCCCTCGTCGACAAAGAGCTCGGCTACGCCCACTACCACCGGCTCTTCACCGCCCACCCTGAGTCCACCGCGGTCAACTGGCCCGACTTCGAGGAGAAGTACGCAGCCGCCCAGGCCGGCAGCCCGGAGCTGCACACGCTGGTCGCCGCCTCCGTTCCCGACCCGGCCGACCGCCTCGACCTCGAAGCGCTCGACCACCCGCTCGACGGCGTGCGCTTCGGCTCGTACGACGCGCTCCAGGACGGGTTGCGCGGCTACATCACCGCCGACCTCGACCGCCGCCACGATCCCGCGCACAGCGAGGACCTCGCCGTCTTCCTCGGACTGCTCTCGGTCTACGGGCAGCTGATCCGGCTCGGCGACATAGGCGGCTGGTGGCACGGGTTCTTCAACTATCTCGCATCCGGCCCGCCCGGCCCCCGGCTGCGCCAGCTCCTCGCCCTCTCCAGCGCCGGAATCGTCCGCTTCCTCGGCGCGGGCATCACCGTCGAGGCCGACGAGAAGCGCGGCATCTTCCGGGCGGGCAGCGCCAGCGTGCCGGGGGAGTGGATCGAGGCGCGGGCTCTGGTCGAGGCCCGGCTGCCGGCGCCCTCGCTCGAGCGCACCCGCAGCCCTCTGCTGCGCGCGCTGTACGCGGACGGGGCCGCCGCGACCCCCACCGGACTGCTCTCGGTGGACCCCGAGGACGGCCGGGTGCTCGACCGCTCGGGCCGGCCGCATCCGCGCCGCTTCGCCCTCGGTCCGCACACCGCCGCCCGGGCGAGCGGAGCCTTCACCCGGCCGCGCACGGGAGGCCCGGCCTTCGCGCAGAACGACGCCACCGCGCGTACCGCGCTCGCCCTACTGCGTGACCTCTCGTGTCACAGCCGCCTCATCGCGTGA
- a CDS encoding LLM class flavin-dependent oxidoreductase: MSATRPLHLAVALDGPAQYDAAYYVGLARLAERGALDFVTLGDSFARPGLDALAVLSRVAPVTERIGLVPTVTTTHTEPFHVSTAVATLDWVSRGRAGWQVDVSTTEAEARLFGRRPAAPADAVWREAADVADVAARLWDSWEDDAEIRDISTGRFIDRAKLHHVDFEGGTFSVCGPSIVPRPPQGHPVTVVDGTGEPGREAAARHADVVLVRAGAPDQAAALRDDIRRRAEAHGRDPDTLRVLVSLVVDLGESESAPEPGLDSGPQLAGGGPHYSGGPVDLAELITRWHGQAAADGFHLAPIAPHRDLERIVNGTVALLQHRSLFRTFYPGGSLREHLGLVRPANQYAHAGGTT, encoded by the coding sequence ATGTCCGCCACCCGGCCTCTTCATCTGGCCGTCGCCCTCGACGGCCCGGCGCAGTACGACGCCGCGTACTACGTCGGCCTCGCCCGGCTCGCCGAGCGGGGCGCACTCGACTTCGTGACCCTGGGCGACTCCTTCGCCCGGCCCGGGCTCGACGCCCTCGCCGTGCTGTCGAGGGTCGCGCCCGTCACCGAACGGATCGGCCTGGTGCCGACCGTGACCACCACCCACACCGAGCCCTTCCATGTGTCCACGGCCGTGGCCACCCTCGACTGGGTGAGCCGCGGCCGGGCCGGCTGGCAGGTCGACGTGTCGACCACCGAGGCCGAGGCCCGGCTCTTCGGCCGCCGCCCGGCAGCGCCCGCCGACGCGGTGTGGCGGGAGGCCGCCGATGTCGCCGACGTCGCCGCCCGGCTGTGGGACAGCTGGGAGGACGACGCCGAGATACGCGACATATCGACAGGGCGGTTCATCGACCGCGCCAAGCTGCACCACGTCGACTTCGAGGGCGGCACGTTCAGTGTGTGCGGCCCGTCGATCGTTCCCAGGCCGCCGCAGGGCCACCCAGTCACCGTCGTGGACGGCACGGGGGAGCCGGGCAGGGAAGCCGCCGCCCGGCACGCCGATGTCGTTCTCGTACGGGCGGGCGCACCCGACCAGGCCGCCGCCCTCCGCGACGACATACGCCGGCGTGCCGAGGCACACGGCCGTGACCCGGACACGCTCCGGGTGCTGGTCTCGCTCGTCGTCGACCTCGGCGAGAGCGAGTCCGCGCCGGAGCCCGGCCTCGACAGCGGCCCGCAGCTCGCCGGGGGCGGCCCGCACTACAGCGGCGGCCCGGTCGACCTTGCCGAGCTGATCACCCGGTGGCACGGTCAGGCGGCGGCGGACGGCTTCCATCTGGCGCCCATCGCACCCCACCGGGACCTGGAGCGGATCGTCAACGGCACGGTCGCGCTGCTCCAGCACCGCAGTCTGTTCCGCACCTTCTATCCGGGCGGCTCGCTCCGCGAGCACCTGGGCCTCGTCAGGCCCGCCAACCAGTACGCCCACGCCGGGGGAACCACATGA
- a CDS encoding NtaA/DmoA family FMN-dependent monooxygenase (This protein belongs to a clade of FMN-dependent monooxygenases, within a broader family of flavin-dependent oxidoreductases, the luciferase-like monooxygenase (LMM) family, some of whose members use coenzyme F420 rather than FMN.): MTAVRKQIHLAAHFPGVNSTTVWADRHSKSQIDFSSFEHLARTAERGLFDFFFLAEGLRLREHKGEIHDLDVVGRPESITVLNALAAVTDRLGLAATVNATFNEPYELARRLASLDHLSGGRAAWNVVTSSDAFTGENFRRGGFLDRADRYTRAAEFVSVARRLWDSWTPTGTARPFAHSGQHFEVEGEFTVRRAPQGHPVVIQAGDSDEGREFAASAADVIFTRHGTLEEGRAFYADVKQRLARHGRRPGDLKVMPGVTFVLGDSDAEAQERAAEIRRRQVSPQNAILALELVWGRDLSSYDPDGPLPDIDPDPGSALVQGRVRHGDPFAVAAKWRALSEAKGLSIRQTVIETTSRQSFIGTARSVAAAMDEFVSTDAADGFILVPHLTPGGLDDFVEQVVPLLQERGAFRTEYTGTTLRSHLGLAEPVWKG, encoded by the coding sequence ATGACCGCCGTACGCAAACAGATACACCTCGCCGCCCACTTCCCGGGCGTCAACAGCACCACCGTCTGGGCCGACCGCCACTCGAAGAGCCAGATCGACTTCTCCTCCTTCGAGCATCTCGCCCGCACCGCCGAACGCGGCCTGTTCGACTTCTTCTTCCTCGCCGAGGGGTTGCGGCTGCGTGAGCACAAGGGCGAGATCCACGACCTGGACGTGGTCGGCCGCCCCGAGTCGATCACAGTGCTGAACGCGCTCGCCGCCGTCACCGACCGACTCGGCCTCGCCGCCACCGTCAACGCCACTTTCAACGAGCCGTACGAACTGGCCCGCCGGCTTGCCTCCTTGGACCATCTCAGCGGCGGCCGCGCCGCCTGGAACGTCGTCACCTCCTCCGACGCCTTCACCGGGGAGAACTTCCGGCGCGGCGGCTTCCTCGACCGGGCCGACCGCTATACGCGGGCCGCCGAGTTCGTCTCCGTCGCCCGCAGACTCTGGGACTCCTGGACGCCGACCGGGACAGCCCGCCCCTTCGCCCACAGCGGCCAACACTTCGAAGTAGAGGGCGAGTTCACGGTCCGGCGAGCGCCACAGGGCCACCCCGTCGTCATCCAGGCGGGCGACTCCGACGAGGGCCGGGAGTTCGCAGCGTCCGCCGCGGATGTGATCTTCACGAGGCACGGGACGCTGGAGGAGGGCCGCGCCTTCTACGCCGACGTCAAGCAGCGCCTCGCCCGCCACGGCCGCCGCCCGGGCGACCTCAAGGTGATGCCCGGTGTCACATTCGTCCTCGGCGACAGCGACGCCGAGGCGCAGGAGCGGGCCGCGGAGATCCGTCGCCGACAGGTCTCCCCGCAGAACGCGATCCTCGCCCTGGAGCTGGTCTGGGGCCGCGACCTCTCCTCGTACGACCCCGACGGGCCGCTCCCCGACATCGATCCGGATCCCGGCTCCGCGCTCGTCCAGGGCCGGGTGAGGCACGGCGACCCCTTCGCTGTCGCCGCCAAGTGGCGTGCCCTGTCGGAGGCCAAGGGGCTGTCGATCCGGCAGACCGTCATCGAGACGACCAGCCGGCAGTCCTTCATCGGCACCGCGCGGAGCGTGGCCGCCGCGATGGACGAGTTCGTGTCGACGGACGCGGCCGACGGCTTCATCCTCGTCCCCCATCTCACCCCCGGTGGCCTCGACGACTTCGTCGAGCAGGTCGTGCCGCTCCTCCAGGAGCGCGGGGCCTTCCGCACGGAGTACACCGGCACGACGCTGCGATCGCACCTCGGGCTCGCCGAGCCGGTGTGGAAAGGTTGA
- a CDS encoding DUF1684 domain-containing protein encodes MSTDAHADADAEAAQDWRSWHEHRTATVSAPYGPLSLTGTHWLSDYPEGRIPAVPGQWRDDGDEVVLSAAAEDGLTVDGQPLTGDVRLTADHGAIPDARVAHGERRFVVPRREGLWAVRDFDPDSPARKAFQGIEATAYDARWTLPGRFRPYEEHRSVRVENADGRERGLGLGGEIVFEIDGQARTLQVAVEPDGSLWAVFADATSGNSSYRFRFLRPSAPAADGTVTVDFNRSLLPPCAFADHFICPFPPPGNTLEAGVPAGERNLLGG; translated from the coding sequence ATGAGCACAGACGCCCACGCGGACGCAGACGCGGAAGCCGCGCAGGACTGGAGGAGCTGGCACGAGCACCGCACCGCGACAGTCTCGGCGCCGTACGGACCGTTGTCCCTCACCGGCACGCACTGGCTCTCGGACTACCCGGAAGGTCGAATTCCGGCCGTCCCGGGCCAGTGGCGCGATGACGGCGACGAAGTGGTGCTGTCCGCTGCCGCCGAGGACGGTCTGACCGTCGACGGACAGCCGCTGACCGGCGACGTCCGGCTGACGGCGGACCACGGCGCGATCCCCGACGCCCGGGTCGCGCACGGCGAGCGGCGCTTTGTCGTGCCGCGCCGCGAAGGCCTGTGGGCGGTACGGGACTTCGACCCGGACTCGCCGGCGCGCAAGGCCTTCCAGGGCATCGAGGCGACCGCGTACGACGCCCGCTGGACGCTGCCGGGGCGCTTTCGCCCGTACGAGGAACACCGCAGCGTACGGGTCGAGAACGCCGACGGGCGCGAGCGTGGCCTCGGCCTCGGTGGCGAGATCGTCTTCGAGATCGACGGCCAGGCGCGCACCCTCCAGGTCGCCGTCGAGCCGGACGGCTCGCTGTGGGCGGTCTTCGCCGATGCCACCAGCGGAAACAGTAGTTACCGCTTCCGGTTTCTGCGGCCCTCCGCACCGGCCGCGGACGGCACGGTGACCGTCGACTTCAACCGTTCGCTGCTGCCGCCGTGCGCCTTCGCGGACCACTTCATCTGCCCCTTCCCGCCCCCTGGTAACACCCTGGAGGCCGGCGTCCCCGCGGGCGAACGGAACCTCCTGGGCGGCTGA
- a CDS encoding S1 family peptidase encodes MRIKRTTPRSGTARRTRLLAVTTGLIAAAALAVPAANANQAQTFSANQLTAASDAVLDADVAGTAWHIDKAAGTLVVTADSTVSQAEIAKIKQEAGSNAGALRVERTPGTFSKLISGGDAIYATSWRCSLGFNVRSGSTYYLLTAGHCTDGNPPWYTNSSRTTSIGPTAGSSFPGNDYGIVRYSNTSLSHPGTVGSQDITSATNATVGMSVTRRGSTTGTHSGSVTGLNATVNYGGGDVVYGMIRTNVCAEPGDSGGPLYSGSRAIGLTSGGSGNCSSGGTTFFQPVTEALSAYGVSVY; translated from the coding sequence GTGAGGATCAAGCGCACCACCCCACGCAGTGGCACGGCGAGACGTACGCGTCTGCTCGCCGTCACCACTGGCCTGATCGCCGCCGCCGCGCTGGCCGTCCCCGCCGCCAACGCCAACCAGGCCCAGACCTTCAGCGCCAACCAGCTCACCGCCGCGAGCGACGCCGTACTCGACGCGGATGTGGCAGGTACCGCCTGGCACATCGACAAGGCCGCGGGCACCCTGGTCGTCACGGCCGACAGCACCGTCTCCCAGGCCGAAATAGCCAAGATCAAGCAAGAGGCCGGGTCCAACGCCGGTGCGCTGCGCGTCGAGCGCACCCCCGGCACGTTCTCCAAGCTCATCTCCGGCGGCGACGCCATCTACGCCACCAGTTGGCGCTGCTCCCTCGGATTCAACGTCCGCAGCGGCAGCACCTACTACCTCCTGACCGCCGGCCACTGCACCGACGGCAACCCGCCCTGGTACACCAACTCCTCGCGCACCACGAGCATCGGTCCCACGGCCGGATCCAGCTTCCCAGGCAACGACTACGGCATCGTGAGGTACTCCAACACCTCGCTGTCCCACCCGGGCACCGTCGGCAGCCAGGACATCACCAGCGCAACCAACGCCACGGTCGGCATGTCCGTCACCCGCCGCGGCTCCACCACGGGCACCCACAGCGGCTCCGTCACCGGTCTCAACGCCACGGTCAACTACGGTGGCGGCGACGTCGTCTACGGCATGATCCGCACCAACGTCTGCGCCGAGCCCGGCGACAGCGGCGGCCCGCTCTACTCCGGCAGCAGGGCCATCGGCCTGACCTCCGGCGGCAGCGGCAACTGCTCCTCCGGCGGCACGACGTTCTTCCAGCCGGTCACCGAGGCGCTCAGCGCCTATGGAGTCAGCGTCTACTGA
- the fxsB gene encoding radical SAM/SPASM protein FxsB, inactivated metallohydrolase extension form, producing the protein MTGPPVPFREIVLKVHSRCDLACDHCYIYEHADQSWRTRPKAISDDAISWTALRLAEHAKSHALPSVSVILHGGEPLLAGPARLRRICEELTAALDGVAELDLRIHTNGLQLSARYLDLFSEYNVRVGISLDGDRSANDRHRRFADGRTSHPLVLRAVELLRQERYRHLYLGLLCTIDVANDPIAVYDALTELDPPLIDFLLPHATWDDPPARPDGSPTAYADWILAVFDRWEAQGRNVPVRLFESVLSTLGGGPSLTESLGLAPTDLVVVETDGTLEQVDSLKSAYEGAAATGFDVFTHPFDDVAAHPGVRARQLGLAGVSETCRQCPVVRSCGGGLYTHRYSSGNGFDNTSVYCTDLEALIRGIEQRTAPSTVSPAVTDPGVLMAEHQDLTRTLLAELHQELDGRGGEKWDEVWQLAGALEGHADVLDAVFGHPYTYTWLQDTLAALRTGRPEAVPLALRLASYLAAAVVRGGLDLPVRMPYRDGRLWLPTLGELRLTGPGEPGEAEVRLAEKGFQVRVDGRAPVHVRTDEESDGWRPVRTLGGDGAPALRLDDLDPYRNCFGVPVRERLGAGEVADWSERLAVAWELLRQAAPEQATEAADCLTTLTPLVSGEPSLGRHGYGALAIALPDSPEELAPALLRGFRRAKLHALVEVTDLYAQDGWWRHPAPWQDEPVAASELLAGAYERVGLAAFEPAGADHAERALETLERAAELTAGGRRLLDELWKEAGRG; encoded by the coding sequence ATGACTGGACCCCCGGTCCCATTCCGCGAGATCGTATTGAAGGTTCACAGCAGATGTGATCTTGCATGTGACCATTGCTATATCTATGAACACGCTGATCAGAGCTGGCGTACCCGCCCAAAGGCAATCTCTGACGATGCGATTTCCTGGACAGCTCTGCGACTGGCCGAGCATGCCAAGAGTCATGCCCTGCCCTCCGTGTCAGTGATCCTGCACGGAGGGGAGCCTCTTCTGGCAGGACCCGCACGACTGCGACGTATCTGCGAGGAGCTGACCGCAGCCCTCGACGGAGTGGCCGAGCTCGACCTTCGGATCCATACGAACGGCTTACAGCTCTCCGCGCGCTACCTGGACCTCTTCAGCGAGTACAACGTCCGGGTCGGGATCTCCCTCGACGGCGACCGAAGCGCGAACGACCGCCATCGCCGCTTCGCGGACGGACGCACCAGCCATCCGCTGGTCCTCAGGGCCGTCGAACTGCTCCGGCAGGAGCGCTACCGCCACCTCTATCTCGGCCTTCTCTGCACGATCGACGTGGCCAACGACCCGATCGCCGTGTATGACGCGCTCACCGAGCTGGACCCTCCCCTCATCGACTTCCTGCTCCCGCACGCCACCTGGGACGACCCGCCGGCCCGCCCCGACGGCTCACCCACCGCGTACGCCGACTGGATCCTCGCCGTCTTCGACCGCTGGGAGGCGCAGGGCAGAAACGTGCCGGTACGGCTCTTCGAATCCGTGCTCTCCACGCTCGGCGGCGGCCCCAGCCTCACCGAATCCCTCGGCCTCGCCCCCACCGACCTCGTCGTCGTCGAGACCGACGGGACCCTGGAGCAGGTCGACTCGCTCAAAAGCGCCTACGAAGGCGCGGCAGCCACCGGATTCGACGTCTTCACGCACCCCTTCGACGACGTCGCCGCCCACCCCGGCGTCAGGGCGCGCCAGCTGGGCCTCGCGGGAGTCAGCGAGACGTGCCGGCAGTGTCCGGTCGTACGGTCGTGCGGCGGCGGGCTCTACACCCACCGCTACAGCTCCGGCAACGGCTTCGACAACACCTCCGTCTACTGCACCGACCTCGAGGCGCTGATCCGGGGCATCGAGCAGCGCACGGCCCCCTCGACGGTGTCCCCCGCGGTCACGGACCCGGGCGTGCTGATGGCCGAGCACCAGGACCTGACCCGCACACTGCTCGCCGAGCTCCATCAGGAGCTCGACGGGCGGGGCGGCGAGAAGTGGGACGAGGTCTGGCAGCTGGCAGGCGCCCTGGAGGGGCACGCCGATGTGCTCGACGCGGTGTTCGGCCATCCGTACACCTACACCTGGCTGCAGGACACGCTGGCCGCGCTGCGGACGGGGCGGCCGGAGGCGGTCCCACTCGCGCTCCGGCTGGCGTCGTACCTCGCCGCGGCGGTCGTACGGGGCGGGCTCGACCTCCCCGTCCGGATGCCGTACCGGGACGGCAGGCTCTGGCTCCCCACGCTCGGAGAACTGCGGCTGACCGGTCCCGGAGAGCCGGGCGAGGCCGAGGTGCGCCTGGCCGAGAAGGGCTTCCAGGTGCGGGTGGACGGACGTGCGCCGGTGCACGTACGCACCGACGAGGAGAGCGACGGCTGGCGGCCCGTGCGCACGCTCGGCGGCGACGGGGCGCCCGCACTGCGGCTCGACGACCTCGACCCGTACCGCAACTGCTTCGGCGTCCCCGTACGGGAGCGGCTCGGCGCGGGCGAAGTAGCCGACTGGAGCGAGCGGCTGGCCGTGGCCTGGGAGCTGCTGCGGCAGGCCGCACCCGAACAGGCCACGGAGGCCGCGGACTGTCTCACCACCCTGACGCCGCTGGTCTCGGGAGAGCCGTCACTGGGCCGGCACGGCTACGGTGCGCTGGCGATCGCGCTGCCCGACAGCCCCGAAGAGCTGGCGCCCGCGCTGCTGCGCGGATTCAGGCGGGCGAAGCTGCACGCGCTGGTCGAGGTCACGGATCTCTATGCACAGGACGGCTGGTGGCGCCATCCGGCGCCCTGGCAGGACGAGCCCGTTGCGGCGTCCGAGCTGCTGGCCGGCGCGTACGAACGAGTGGGCCTCGCGGCCTTCGAACCGGCCGGCGCCGACCACGCCGAGCGCGCCCTGGAAACCCTGGAGCGCGCGGCGGAGCTGACCGCCGGCGGGCGGCGCCTGCTGGACGAGCTCTGGAAAGAGGCCGGCCGTGGCTGA
- a CDS encoding aminoglycoside N(3)-acetyltransferase, whose product MAEGGRGRGLAQTLRGLGVQDGMTLLVHASLRATGLRADTVRDALLDVLGADGTLVLPAFTMENSDTSHSYLARVRGMTPEQAAAFRAEMPAFDAAASPSQGMGRLAESVRTAEGAVRSNHPQTSFTALGRRAAELLSPHPLTSHLGEDSPLGALYRARAQVLMINVDFAVCTAFHLAEYRTGSPLRTYRCVVQRPGGGKKWTEYEDVDLDDSDFDAIGAAFSWGMEQKGQLGGRSARLFSIKDAVDHAESWMTEKRC is encoded by the coding sequence GTGGCTGAGGGCGGGCGCGGCCGCGGGCTGGCCCAAACGCTGCGCGGGCTGGGCGTACAGGACGGCATGACGCTGCTCGTCCATGCCTCCCTGCGCGCCACCGGGCTGCGCGCCGACACCGTCCGCGACGCGCTGCTGGACGTGCTGGGCGCGGACGGCACACTGGTGTTGCCCGCGTTCACCATGGAGAACTCCGACACGTCCCACTCGTACCTGGCCCGGGTGCGCGGGATGACACCCGAGCAGGCGGCGGCCTTCCGGGCGGAAATGCCGGCCTTCGACGCCGCGGCCAGCCCGAGTCAGGGGATGGGCCGGTTGGCCGAGTCCGTGCGCACCGCCGAGGGGGCCGTGCGCAGTAACCATCCGCAGACCTCTTTCACGGCGCTGGGGCGGCGGGCAGCGGAACTCCTCTCCCCGCATCCGCTGACTTCCCATCTTGGCGAGGACTCACCGCTCGGCGCTCTCTACCGGGCGCGGGCACAGGTGTTGATGATCAATGTGGATTTCGCCGTCTGCACCGCATTCCATCTCGCCGAATATCGCACCGGATCGCCTCTGCGCACCTACCGTTGTGTGGTGCAGCGACCTGGCGGGGGTAAGAAATGGACGGAGTACGAGGACGTCGACCTGGACGACAGCGATTTCGACGCGATCGGCGCCGCCTTCAGTTGGGGCATGGAACAGAAGGGACAACTGGGAGGAAGGTCCGCAAGGTTGTTCTCGATCAAGGACGCGGTCGACCATGCGGAGAGCTGGATGACCGAAAAGCGGTGTTGA
- a CDS encoding DUF4231 domain-containing protein, with protein sequence MVFRNTDLPVLFHHTDAIAISRQREAVGATRYQLLLLVVGAALAALPSSLKLGDTFQLPGALSALAYAWVLILSYRSSRRRAKSHWQLNRSAAEFIKSMCWRYAVHGAPFDSNSTDADELFTVRLEEGLRELTKVGWQDPRPSVPEVAAGELITTPMRLLRAKAFSVRKETYVRDRLIEQRNWYHRRKEISRRATVLWSASIGLLTLLALLFALLRTFSLAESVEMAGLLSSAAAACLAWSEIRRHQPLIAAHSLVEEDLAAMHTAMETTVSDVEWPSAVYETERIVSPQHTDWLVRHRS encoded by the coding sequence ATGGTCTTCAGAAACACTGATCTGCCGGTTCTCTTCCACCACACGGACGCGATAGCCATCTCGCGCCAGCGCGAGGCCGTCGGCGCCACCCGCTACCAGCTGCTGCTACTGGTCGTCGGCGCGGCCCTGGCGGCGCTGCCGTCGTCACTGAAGCTCGGCGACACCTTCCAACTCCCCGGCGCACTCAGCGCGTTGGCGTATGCCTGGGTGCTGATCCTCAGCTACCGCTCATCGAGGCGCAGAGCAAAGTCGCATTGGCAACTCAACCGCTCCGCAGCGGAGTTCATCAAGTCGATGTGCTGGCGCTACGCGGTCCATGGAGCACCCTTCGACTCCAACTCCACTGATGCGGACGAGCTGTTCACCGTGCGGCTGGAGGAAGGGCTGCGGGAACTGACCAAGGTCGGCTGGCAGGACCCGCGCCCGAGCGTGCCGGAGGTGGCGGCCGGGGAGCTGATCACCACACCCATGCGGCTGCTGCGCGCCAAGGCCTTCAGCGTCCGCAAGGAGACGTATGTCAGGGACCGGCTGATCGAGCAGCGCAACTGGTACCACCGCCGCAAGGAGATATCCCGCCGCGCGACCGTCCTGTGGTCCGCCTCGATCGGGCTGCTCACCCTGCTCGCGCTGCTCTTCGCGCTGCTGCGTACCTTCTCGCTCGCCGAATCCGTCGAGATGGCAGGGCTGTTGTCCTCGGCGGCGGCCGCGTGTCTGGCGTGGAGCGAGATACGCCGTCATCAACCTCTCATCGCGGCCCACTCGCTGGTGGAGGAGGACCTCGCGGCGATGCATACGGCGATGGAGACCACCGTGAGCGATGTGGAGTGGCCGTCAGCGGTGTACGAGACCGAGCGCATCGTGTCGCCTCAGCACACCGACTGGCTGGTAAGACACCGGAGTTGA